A single region of the Halanaerobiaceae bacterium ANBcell28 genome encodes:
- a CDS encoding 4Fe-4S binding protein, translating into MTHVISDECILCGACEPECPVDAISQGDSQYEIDADACIDCAACTGVCPVEAISEES; encoded by the coding sequence ATGACTCATGTGATTTCTGATGAATGTATTCTTTGTGGTGCTTGTGAACCTGAATGCCCTGTTGATGCAATAAGCCAGGGGGATAGCCAGTATGAAATTGATGCAGATGCTTGTATTGATTGTGCAGCATGTACTGGAGTTTGTCCTGTAGAAGCTATTAGCGAAGAATCATAA
- a CDS encoding DUF1540 domain-containing protein: MIDVYCGVKECKNFDNGFCSLENLHISKNNEEPTHTEETNCMSFESKVM; encoded by the coding sequence ATGATTGACGTCTATTGTGGTGTGAAGGAATGTAAAAATTTCGATAATGGATTTTGTTCTCTTGAAAATTTACATATTTCTAAAAATAATGAAGAACCCACTCATACTGAAGAAACTAATTGTATGAGTTTTGAATCAAAAGTAATGTAA
- a CDS encoding L-lactate dehydrogenase, with the protein MKNKIVIVGAGLVGATSAYAIMNLGLASEIVLIDLDNERAEGEAMDLNHGAAFVKPVRIKSGNYEDCKDARLIIISAGANQKPGETRLDLVKKNTEIFKNIIPEIRKYTQDAILLVVTNPVDVLTYVTKKISGFPTNQVIGSGTVLDTSRFRYLLSDHCKISPQNIHAYILGEHGDHEVTAWSLTTVAGVKFEDYCVLCDNDCVNSDFKDEMSGKVRNAAYEIIDKKGATYYAVGLAVARIVEGIFRDENTIMTVSTCLDGEYGFDNVALSLPSIVGRHGIKQILTLDLSQEEEEKLKEAALVLQDIIKDLPI; encoded by the coding sequence ATGAAAAATAAGATTGTTATAGTAGGTGCAGGCTTAGTTGGTGCTACTAGTGCTTATGCGATTATGAATTTGGGTTTGGCTTCAGAAATAGTTTTAATTGATTTAGATAATGAGAGGGCAGAAGGTGAAGCCATGGATCTCAATCATGGAGCAGCCTTTGTAAAACCTGTTCGAATAAAAAGTGGGAATTATGAGGATTGTAAAGATGCCCGATTAATAATCATTTCTGCTGGAGCTAATCAAAAACCTGGAGAAACACGTTTGGATTTAGTAAAGAAAAATACTGAAATATTTAAGAACATAATACCTGAAATAAGAAAATATACTCAAGATGCTATCTTATTGGTAGTTACCAACCCAGTTGATGTTTTAACTTATGTGACTAAGAAAATTTCAGGCTTTCCGACTAATCAGGTTATAGGTTCAGGTACAGTTTTAGATACTTCTAGGTTTCGTTATCTTTTGAGTGATCATTGCAAAATAAGTCCTCAAAATATTCATGCCTATATATTAGGAGAACATGGTGATCATGAAGTGACTGCCTGGAGTCTAACTACTGTTGCTGGAGTAAAATTTGAGGATTACTGTGTTTTATGTGATAATGATTGTGTTAATAGTGATTTTAAAGATGAAATGTCAGGAAAAGTAAGAAATGCAGCATATGAGATTATTGACAAAAAAGGAGCTACTTATTATGCTGTTGGACTAGCAGTTGCGCGTATAGTTGAGGGTATTTTTAGAGATGAAAATACTATTATGACTGTATCTACATGCCTTGACGGAGAATATGGTTTCGACAATGTTGCCCTTAGTCTGCCTTCTATAGTTGGAAGACATGGTATAAAACAGATATTAACTTTAGACCTAAGTCAAGAAGAAGAAGAAAAGTTAAAAGAGGCAGCTTTAGTTTTGCAAGATATAATAAAAGATCTACCTATATAG
- the glyA gene encoding serine hydroxymethyltransferase, translating into MSFLEKVDPEILSLIKEEEDRQRRNIELIASENFVSDAVMEAAGSCLTNKYAEGYPAKRYYGGCEIVDKVENLAIERAKKIFDAEHVNVQPHSGSQANQAVYFAMVPQGGTILAMDLTHGGHLTHGSAVNLSGKYFNFVHYGVRKEDETIDFDQVAKLAKEHKPKLIVAGASAYPGIIDFDKFRQIADENDALFMVDMAHIAGLVAAKLHPNPVPVADFVTTTTHKTLRGTRGGMIICKEEYGKAINKAIFPGLQGGPLMHIIAAKAVAFKEALSDDFIEYQKQIIKNAEVLSEELKANDFRLVSGGTENHLMLIDLTNKEITGKEAEAVLDQVGITVNKNTIPFETRSPFVTSGIRIGTPAVTSKGMKEKEMKLIAEYITETLANINNEEELSKIREKVYELSLSFDK; encoded by the coding sequence ATGTCATTTTTAGAAAAAGTAGATCCAGAGATTTTAAGTTTAATTAAAGAAGAAGAAGATAGGCAGAGAAGGAATATAGAATTAATCGCCTCTGAAAACTTTGTAAGCGATGCTGTTATGGAAGCAGCAGGTTCCTGTCTAACTAACAAGTATGCAGAGGGATACCCAGCAAAAAGATATTATGGTGGATGTGAGATAGTTGATAAGGTAGAGAATTTAGCTATAGAAAGGGCTAAAAAGATCTTTGATGCCGAACATGTTAATGTTCAGCCTCACTCAGGTTCTCAAGCTAATCAAGCAGTATATTTTGCAATGGTTCCTCAGGGTGGGACAATCTTGGCTATGGATTTGACGCATGGTGGTCATTTAACTCACGGTAGTGCTGTAAATTTGTCAGGAAAATATTTTAATTTTGTTCATTATGGTGTAAGAAAAGAAGATGAGACGATTGATTTTGATCAGGTAGCAAAACTGGCAAAAGAACATAAGCCAAAACTTATTGTTGCCGGAGCTAGTGCTTATCCTGGCATAATTGATTTTGATAAGTTTCGTCAAATAGCTGATGAAAACGATGCTTTATTTATGGTTGACATGGCTCATATTGCTGGTTTAGTAGCAGCAAAATTACATCCTAATCCTGTTCCTGTAGCAGACTTTGTTACTACTACAACTCATAAAACACTAAGAGGAACTAGAGGTGGTATGATAATCTGTAAAGAAGAATATGGGAAAGCTATTAATAAGGCTATTTTCCCTGGTCTACAGGGTGGTCCATTAATGCATATTATAGCAGCTAAGGCAGTTGCCTTTAAAGAGGCTTTAAGCGATGACTTTATAGAATATCAAAAACAAATAATTAAAAATGCCGAAGTACTGTCTGAGGAATTAAAAGCAAATGATTTCAGATTGGTTTCTGGTGGGACCGAAAATCATTTGATGCTGATTGACCTGACAAATAAAGAGATTACTGGGAAAGAAGCAGAAGCTGTTCTTGACCAGGTAGGTATTACTGTAAATAAAAATACTATACCTTTTGAAACAAGAAGTCCTTTTGTAACAAGTGGTATTAGAATAGGTACTCCTGCTGTTACCAGTAAAGGGATGAAAGAAAAAGAAATGAAATTAATTGCAGAGTATATCACAGAGACTCTGGCAAATATTAATAACGAAGAGGAATTATCAAAGATACGAGAGAAAGTATATGAATTATCCTTAAGCTTTGATAAGTAA
- a CDS encoding ROK family glucokinase, which produces MKEYFIGVDLGGTKILTAVSDSKGNIIEKVKVATEALKGQEQVINNIVRSIEEVLKKSNIDKKEIIRMGLGTPGPLNINEGLVYEAPNLNWKNVAIVDILKEKTGIDINLENDANAAALGEKWFGAGRNVDNMIYMTVSTGIGGGIIIDKKILHGVSDTAGEIGHFVIQTDGPICGCGNHGCFEAVASGTAVNRIGMYLAAMHPDSLLYSLVDGDITKIDGKVISEAAIKGDKYALQIWDDEARYLGIGIANLINIFNTGTIVLGGGVMNSWDLIIDKMTETIKDYAFESAYTKVDIKKSSLGDEVGVQGAIAVAMGDRLLS; this is translated from the coding sequence ATGAAAGAATATTTCATTGGTGTTGATCTTGGGGGAACTAAAATACTTACTGCAGTAAGTGACTCAAAAGGGAATATAATTGAGAAGGTAAAGGTAGCTACTGAGGCTTTAAAAGGCCAAGAACAAGTTATTAATAATATCGTTAGGAGTATCGAAGAAGTACTTAAAAAGTCTAATATTGATAAAAAAGAAATTATAAGAATGGGACTGGGTACTCCAGGTCCATTAAATATAAATGAGGGTCTTGTATATGAAGCACCTAATCTCAATTGGAAAAATGTAGCTATTGTCGATATTTTAAAAGAGAAAACTGGAATAGACATCAATTTAGAAAATGATGCTAATGCGGCAGCTCTTGGAGAAAAGTGGTTTGGTGCAGGTAGAAATGTAGATAATATGATATATATGACTGTTAGTACTGGTATTGGTGGAGGTATTATTATAGATAAAAAAATTCTCCATGGTGTTAGCGATACAGCTGGTGAAATAGGACATTTTGTAATACAGACAGATGGACCAATATGTGGCTGTGGTAATCATGGTTGTTTTGAAGCAGTGGCTTCAGGTACGGCTGTAAATAGGATTGGTATGTACTTAGCTGCAATGCATCCAGATAGTTTGCTATATTCTTTGGTTGATGGAGATATAACAAAGATAGATGGCAAAGTCATTTCAGAAGCTGCTATAAAAGGAGATAAGTATGCTTTACAAATTTGGGATGATGAAGCAAGATATCTGGGAATTGGTATAGCGAATCTTATCAATATTTTTAATACCGGTACTATCGTACTTGGTGGAGGTGTCATGAATTCCTGGGATTTGATTATAGATAAGATGACAGAGACAATAAAAGATTACGCTTTTGAAAGTGCTTATACTAAAGTGGATATTAAAAAGTCTTCCTTAGGAGATGAAGTTGGTGTCCAGGGAGCAATAGCAGTGGCTATGGGGGACAGATTATTATCGTGA
- the hprK gene encoding HPr(Ser) kinase/phosphatase has product MREKHIKVEEIIEKFDLKVLAGNPEGKLVRVSDIKRPGVELAGFWKYFSPERVQLLGMTEISFLKELSTSILRKRIKKLFSYNLSCIIVARSLEPPQVMIDEANKNSIPVLSTSIATTRFLSLLTNYFEESLAQEKSIHGVLVDIYGIGVLISGKSGIGKSETAVQLVKRGHRLVADDIIIVKKIGERQLIGTAPEVSRHFLEIRGIGIINVRTLFGAGAVKDRTEINMIAKLEFWQENKTYERLGIDNIYEKVMGIEVPQLIIPVKPGRNMAMVLEIAAMNSRMKSMGYNAAKDFSSKINNMMRDSE; this is encoded by the coding sequence GTGAGAGAGAAACATATAAAAGTAGAAGAGATAATAGAAAAGTTTGATCTTAAGGTTTTAGCTGGTAATCCAGAGGGAAAATTAGTAAGGGTTAGTGATATAAAGAGACCAGGAGTGGAATTAGCAGGATTTTGGAAGTATTTTTCACCTGAACGGGTTCAGTTACTAGGGATGACAGAAATTTCCTTCTTGAAGGAACTTAGTACTAGTATATTAAGAAAGAGAATAAAAAAGCTTTTTTCATATAATCTATCATGTATTATTGTAGCACGTAGTTTAGAACCTCCACAAGTTATGATAGATGAGGCCAATAAGAATTCGATCCCTGTTTTAAGCACTTCTATAGCAACAACACGCTTTTTAAGCTTATTAACAAATTATTTTGAAGAATCATTAGCTCAGGAAAAGTCCATTCATGGAGTTTTAGTTGATATCTATGGTATTGGTGTTTTAATTTCGGGTAAAAGTGGTATAGGAAAAAGTGAAACTGCAGTACAGTTAGTAAAAAGAGGACATAGACTAGTTGCAGATGATATTATTATAGTTAAAAAAATTGGCGAGAGACAACTGATTGGGACTGCTCCTGAGGTTTCCAGGCATTTTTTAGAGATTAGAGGCATAGGTATTATTAATGTTAGGACATTATTTGGAGCTGGAGCTGTTAAGGATCGTACTGAGATAAATATGATTGCTAAGTTAGAATTTTGGCAGGAAAATAAGACCTATGAACGATTAGGTATTGATAATATATATGAAAAAGTAATGGGAATCGAAGTGCCTCAGCTTATAATACCCGTGAAGCCGGGCAGAAATATGGCTATGGTACTGGAAATTGCAGCTATGAATTCTAGAATGAAGTCTATGGGCTATAATGCTGCTAAAGATTTTTCAAGCAAAATCAATAATATGATGAGGGATTCTGAATAA
- a CDS encoding glucodextranase DOMON-like domain-containing protein, with the protein MKDKRIANFFLLLLCITFIFSFSLLANDNLLINISDPVGDDFGPGTYKYPANEIFASEGLFDITNFAIRRLGENYRFEFTFNQLNDPWNSQYGFSLPLIHLYLANDEDNGSYELFQEGANVRLNPKYPWNRLIQISGWWVRLYTPNMEMESFETDFLDVRHPAELEDPDISIRANTIILNIEKELLGNLEEGYFYLLVGGFDPFGPDHFRTIRPSISSWYFADLESDNLEYAPRVLDIILPETKDQATILSDFSDDYPLIYPIYFQTSSETTNQHIIYPIIVILILILLLVIIKNNKFPLFNNK; encoded by the coding sequence ATGAAAGATAAGCGAATTGCAAATTTCTTTCTTTTGCTCTTGTGTATTACGTTTATTTTTTCTTTTTCTTTGCTGGCAAATGATAATCTTTTAATTAATATTAGTGATCCTGTTGGTGACGATTTTGGTCCTGGAACTTATAAGTATCCTGCTAATGAAATATTTGCTTCAGAGGGTTTATTTGATATTACTAATTTTGCTATACGTAGGCTTGGAGAGAATTATAGATTTGAATTCACCTTTAATCAGCTAAATGATCCCTGGAACAGTCAATATGGTTTTAGTCTTCCTTTGATTCATCTCTATCTAGCTAATGATGAAGATAATGGATCATATGAACTTTTTCAAGAAGGTGCCAATGTAAGGTTGAATCCTAAATACCCTTGGAATAGACTTATTCAGATAAGTGGTTGGTGGGTTAGATTATATACACCTAATATGGAGATGGAAAGTTTTGAAACTGATTTTTTAGATGTGAGACATCCAGCTGAGTTAGAAGACCCAGATATAAGTATTAGAGCTAATACTATAATATTAAATATTGAGAAAGAGCTTTTAGGGAATTTGGAAGAAGGATATTTTTATTTGCTGGTAGGTGGATTTGACCCTTTTGGACCAGATCATTTTCGCACTATTCGACCAAGTATATCTTCCTGGTATTTTGCAGATTTAGAGAGTGATAATTTAGAATATGCTCCGAGAGTTTTAGATATTATTTTACCAGAGACTAAGGATCAAGCTACGATATTATCTGACTTTAGCGATGATTATCCTTTGATTTATCCAATATATTTTCAAACTAGTAGTGAAACTACAAATCAGCATATTATTTATCCGATTATTGTGATTCTTATTTTGATATTATTGCTAGTAATTATTAAGAATAATAAATTTCCTTTGTTTAATAATAAGTAG
- a CDS encoding carbohydrate-binding protein, translated as MDDHGITVSPTPITAGERVEIQYNGLLSRSGAEEVYLHAGFGLDNQWENVMNIKMHKEGMSWKADCAVETDKRFYFCFHDNADNWDNNNGYNWSFEVHNGKLY; from the coding sequence ATGGATGACCACGGTATAACTGTAAGCCCAACACCAATAACTGCCGGAGAAAGAGTAGAGATACAATATAATGGACTCTTATCTCGCTCTGGTGCAGAGGAAGTTTATCTTCATGCAGGTTTTGGTTTAGATAATCAATGGGAAAATGTAATGAATATTAAGATGCATAAAGAGGGTATGAGTTGGAAGGCAGATTGTGCTGTTGAGACTGACAAACGCTTTTATTTTTGTTTTCATGATAATGCTGACAATTGGGATAATAACAATGGTTATAATTGGAGTTTTGAAGTTCATAATGGAAAGTTGTACTAA
- a CDS encoding YIP1 family protein, whose protein sequence is MGRVKRMVNIFLSPTEVFEELKEKSDWLIPLLLILIVSLLLSYFILDVTIPTMIEEVHANPDLSAMEREQQIAYLESPIMYVSSVIGGFLGNIIIYLILAGVFVLISFVFGGEKIAFKNIFSGAVYVGLIGILASIFAGLITYSTGELSTGLTLGLFLPASGYLERLIGGISIFGIWQVILYSLMLMVFYNYSKKKAFSIMFALYGGMVFILSLFYFIPGF, encoded by the coding sequence ATGGGAAGAGTAAAAAGAATGGTGAATATATTTTTATCACCAACAGAGGTTTTTGAGGAATTAAAAGAAAAGAGTGACTGGTTGATTCCTCTTTTATTAATTTTGATTGTATCATTGCTTTTAAGTTATTTTATTCTTGACGTAACTATTCCTACAATGATTGAAGAAGTACATGCCAATCCTGATTTGTCTGCAATGGAGAGGGAGCAGCAAATTGCTTACTTAGAAAGCCCTATAATGTATGTTAGCTCTGTTATTGGGGGCTTTCTAGGAAATATTATAATCTATCTTATATTAGCTGGGGTTTTTGTTTTAATAAGTTTTGTTTTTGGTGGAGAGAAGATAGCATTTAAAAATATTTTCTCTGGAGCTGTATATGTTGGGCTTATTGGTATTCTTGCTTCTATTTTTGCAGGACTTATTACATATTCTACAGGAGAACTTAGTACAGGTTTAACCCTGGGATTGTTTTTGCCTGCAAGTGGTTATTTAGAACGATTAATTGGTGGCATCAGTATCTTTGGAATCTGGCAAGTAATTTTATACTCTTTGATGTTAATGGTTTTTTATAATTATAGCAAGAAAAAGGCTTTTTCAATAATGTTTGCTCTTTATGGTGGAATGGTATTTATTCTTTCTCTATTCTATTTTATACCAGGGTTTTAG